The proteins below are encoded in one region of Candidatus Methylomirabilota bacterium:
- the lptB gene encoding LPS export ABC transporter ATP-binding protein: protein MPEDGLRAEKLVKAFRGRRVVSGVSLAIRPGEVVGLLGPNGAGKTTTFYMILGLLQPDGGRVLLDGEEITNLPVYQRAQRGMGFLPQEASVFRRLTVRENLMAVLEILPLSEAERMKRLDDLLHELNIAHLAEAPAYSLSGGERRRTEIARSLATSPAFILLDEPFSGIDPIAVYDIQTLLMQLRSRGIGLLVTDHNVRETLQIVDHAYIIHHGEVLLSGTASELAADQKAREIYLGERFTL from the coding sequence ATTCCAGAGGATGGTCTTCGAGCGGAGAAGTTGGTCAAGGCCTTCCGGGGGAGAAGGGTTGTTTCCGGGGTCAGTTTAGCCATCCGACCGGGGGAGGTGGTCGGCCTTTTGGGACCAAATGGCGCGGGGAAGACGACCACTTTTTATATGATCCTTGGCCTTCTCCAACCGGATGGCGGACGTGTCTTGCTAGACGGGGAGGAGATTACCAACCTTCCAGTCTACCAGCGAGCGCAGCGCGGGATGGGATTTCTTCCCCAGGAGGCATCGGTCTTCCGGCGGCTGACGGTCAGGGAGAATCTGATGGCCGTCCTTGAGATCCTTCCCTTGAGTGAGGCGGAACGGATGAAGCGTCTGGATGATTTGCTCCACGAGCTGAACATCGCTCACCTCGCCGAGGCACCCGCCTATAGTCTCTCCGGTGGTGAACGACGGCGCACGGAAATCGCACGCTCTCTGGCGACGTCGCCGGCTTTTATCCTCCTGGATGAGCCATTTTCCGGTATCGATCCCATCGCCGTGTATGATATTCAGACCCTGTTAATGCAACTCAGGAGCAGGGGTATTGGTCTCCTCGTTACCGACCACAATGTGCGAGAAACATTGCAAATTGTTGACCACGCTTATATCATTCATCATGGTGAGGTATTGCTGTCCGGGACCGCTTCTGAGCTGGCCGCCGACCAGAAGGCGCGGGAGATTTATCTCGGGGAGCGTTTTACCCTGTAG
- a CDS encoding lipoate--protein ligase family protein: MSGVMSIPGRGKHESRWRFILDEPRDGPTNMAIDEVLASGCARGWSPPTLRLYRWTIPTVSLGYNQPIHGQVDLSTCHQRGVPVVRRPTGGRALLHDQELTYSLALPNRRGSRGVLQDYLWISKCLLLAVRKLGVVATLSRGDRAAGAAGGLCFNSSSRYELTVDGRKLVGSAQRRYDHALLQQGSLLIEIDLAAWIALLPQAREMAMRATALRCVLGRSASWEELVEAIHVGFEEGAGVGLDLGELTPRELKTAQTLVQKQYGTSDWTFRR; the protein is encoded by the coding sequence ATGTCCGGAGTCATGAGCATTCCCGGGCGGGGGAAGCACGAAAGCCGCTGGCGTTTTATTCTGGACGAGCCCCGCGATGGTCCGACCAACATGGCCATCGATGAGGTACTAGCGTCCGGTTGCGCCCGAGGCTGGAGTCCCCCTACTCTCCGTCTCTACCGCTGGACCATCCCTACCGTCTCGCTGGGCTACAACCAACCCATTCACGGGCAAGTGGACCTGTCTACTTGCCATCAGCGTGGGGTCCCCGTAGTGCGGCGGCCCACGGGGGGCCGGGCCCTCCTTCACGACCAAGAGCTTACTTACAGCCTTGCCCTGCCCAACCGCCGGGGGAGCCGGGGTGTCCTTCAAGACTATCTATGGATAAGCAAATGTCTCCTCCTCGCCGTGAGAAAATTAGGAGTGGTGGCGACCTTGAGCCGGGGCGATCGCGCCGCAGGCGCGGCAGGCGGCCTCTGTTTCAACTCTTCTTCGCGGTATGAGCTGACGGTCGATGGACGAAAGTTGGTTGGGTCGGCACAAAGGCGGTATGACCACGCCCTCCTCCAGCAGGGATCCCTCTTGATTGAGATAGACCTTGCCGCCTGGATTGCACTCCTTCCACAGGCGAGGGAGATGGCAATGCGGGCAACTGCTCTCCGGTGTGTGCTCGGGCGATCCGCCTCGTGGGAGGAGTTAGTTGAGGCCATACATGTTGGGTTCGAGGAGGGGGCCGGAGTCGGGCTGGACTTGGGCGAACTAACACCGCGAGAGTTGAAGACGGCTCAGACTCTGGTGCAGAAACAGTACGGAACCAGCGATTGGACCTTTCGCCGATAG
- a CDS encoding acyl-CoA dehydrogenase family protein: MESFVGLDYYRVNELYSDGERLIRDTVRDFVDAEVLPIIETHHRQGTFPVGLIPRLGELGVLGANLQGYGCPGISEVAYGLIMQELERGDSGLRSFAAVQGALVMYPIYAFGTEAQKKEWLPRLAKGEKVGCFGLTEPDHGSDPESMVTKAIRRGDDYILNGSKLWITNGTIADVAVVWARTDEGIRGFLVEKGTPGFTAREIHGKFSLRASVTSELIFQECPIPRKNLLPGSEQGVKAAFMCLSQARYGIAWGAVGAAMACYDVALKYAKARVQFGRPIAAFQLVQQKLVYMLTEITKAQLLCLRLGQLKQAKQIHHTQISLAKMNNVEKAREIARQAREILGAAGIVDEYPVIRHMLNLETLYTYEGTHEIHTLILGRDITGLSAFA; the protein is encoded by the coding sequence ATGGAATCATTTGTCGGCCTTGACTACTATCGGGTGAACGAGTTGTACAGTGATGGAGAGCGTTTGATCCGTGACACGGTGCGCGATTTCGTCGATGCAGAAGTGCTTCCGATCATCGAGACCCATCACCGGCAGGGGACATTTCCTGTCGGACTCATCCCCCGCCTAGGCGAGTTGGGAGTCCTGGGAGCCAACCTTCAGGGTTACGGGTGTCCTGGAATTTCTGAAGTGGCTTACGGACTGATCATGCAGGAGCTCGAACGAGGGGACAGTGGGCTCAGAAGCTTCGCAGCCGTCCAAGGGGCGCTCGTCATGTATCCGATCTACGCCTTTGGGACAGAGGCGCAGAAGAAGGAGTGGCTTCCTCGCCTTGCCAAGGGGGAAAAGGTCGGGTGCTTCGGCCTCACCGAGCCCGACCACGGATCCGACCCTGAAAGTATGGTAACGAAGGCTATCCGAAGGGGCGATGACTACATCCTGAATGGGAGCAAGCTGTGGATTACCAATGGGACGATAGCTGATGTTGCAGTGGTTTGGGCGCGGACCGACGAAGGAATTCGGGGCTTCTTGGTGGAAAAGGGGACACCGGGGTTCACCGCGAGGGAGATCCATGGGAAGTTCTCCTTGCGAGCCTCCGTGACCTCCGAACTCATCTTCCAAGAGTGCCCTATTCCCAGGAAAAATCTGCTGCCCGGAAGCGAGCAGGGAGTAAAGGCGGCTTTCATGTGTCTGAGCCAGGCGAGATACGGCATCGCTTGGGGGGCTGTGGGGGCGGCCATGGCTTGCTACGACGTTGCCCTCAAGTACGCCAAGGCCCGGGTCCAGTTTGGTCGGCCGATCGCCGCATTTCAGCTGGTGCAACAGAAGCTGGTGTATATGCTCACGGAAATTACCAAGGCGCAGCTTCTGTGTCTTCGGCTTGGCCAATTAAAGCAAGCAAAACAGATCCATCACACCCAGATCTCTCTGGCCAAGATGAACAATGTGGAGAAGGCCCGGGAGATCGCCCGGCAGGCCCGGGAGATCTTGGGGGCCGCTGGTATTGTGGATGAGTACCCGGTTATTCGCCATATGCTAAATCTCGAGACGCTGTACACCTACGAGGGGACGCACGAGATCCACACCCTCATTTTGGGCAGGGACATCACCGGGCTCAGTGCCTTCGCCTAA
- the lptA gene encoding lipopolysaccharide transport periplasmic protein LptA — protein sequence MTRLAGWVGCVLLLLCGTSALAAQAPSLKGREPEGPTTVTADRLEVSRKERRAVYTGNVVAKMADFTVTADRMEFTFDEKMEAVERMVAIGQVQISRSDGTKVISERAIYYIPQEKVVLEGHPRASQEGNTVSGTRIILYFKEDRQVVEGDGSERVTAVIYPKRQPRQAR from the coding sequence ATGACTCGACTAGCGGGTTGGGTGGGCTGTGTCCTGTTGCTCCTCTGCGGAACGTCCGCACTGGCAGCCCAGGCCCCGTCCTTAAAAGGGAGGGAGCCCGAGGGGCCTACGACCGTTACCGCGGATCGACTGGAGGTGAGCAGAAAAGAGCGCCGAGCGGTTTATACGGGAAATGTCGTGGCGAAAATGGCCGATTTTACGGTCACCGCCGATCGGATGGAGTTTACCTTTGATGAGAAGATGGAAGCGGTTGAACGCATGGTGGCGATCGGTCAGGTCCAGATTTCCCGTAGCGACGGAACCAAGGTGATCTCCGAACGGGCCATCTATTACATCCCCCAAGAGAAGGTGGTTCTGGAGGGGCACCCCAGGGCCTCACAGGAAGGAAACACGGTGAGTGGGACGCGAATCATCCTGTATTTCAAAGAGGACCGCCAGGTGGTCGAGGGGGATGGAAGCGAACGAGTAACCGCCGTCATCTACCCCAAGCGGCAGCCGCGGCAGGCGAGGTGA
- the lptC gene encoding LPS export ABC transporter periplasmic protein LptC produces the protein MRFSLSNLAVMGALVGMGVVGLSLLAGAEGHSRPGIAASPSSSPDATIDRIRMTESRMGKPLWEVEADKGEIFEDRGIVILTRVVHPVRIVIHNGKESLTTLADKAVVDLTTKDLQLFGHVRSESSKGMKFSTEHLTWSAGKRQISTDAPVVIKKAGLEIRGKGMVADTILEHMTIRKPVTTLITLSRKQEPGR, from the coding sequence ATGCGATTCTCATTGTCCAACCTGGCGGTCATGGGTGCCCTCGTGGGGATGGGTGTCGTTGGACTTTCTCTCCTGGCAGGGGCAGAAGGGCACAGCAGACCCGGCATTGCCGCGTCGCCGAGCTCATCACCCGATGCAACCATCGACCGGATTCGGATGACCGAGTCGCGAATGGGAAAGCCGCTTTGGGAGGTTGAGGCAGACAAAGGAGAGATCTTTGAGGATCGAGGAATCGTCATTCTCACTCGGGTGGTTCACCCCGTGCGGATCGTTATTCATAATGGTAAGGAATCGTTAACTACTCTTGCCGACAAGGCGGTCGTGGACCTTACGACAAAAGATTTGCAGCTCTTCGGCCATGTCCGGTCCGAGTCCAGCAAAGGGATGAAGTTTTCCACCGAACACCTCACCTGGTCTGCGGGAAAACGGCAGATCAGCACCGATGCTCCGGTTGTGATCAAAAAGGCGGGGTTGGAGATCCGGGGGAAGGGGATGGTGGCCGACACGATCTTGGAGCACATGACCATCCGCAAGCCGGTCACGACTCTGATCACGCTGTCGAGAAAACAGGAGCCCGGTCGATGA
- a CDS encoding HD domain-containing protein: MGERVAVKDLKLNETVTSFFLVRNPQHRLRKTGEPFLTLLVADQTGELPAVMWEDLEEVGERIREGDLVKVQGIVGSYQGEMQLTIHRLRPAREGEAALEDFLPTTEADVTSLLAFLQETVNTFTSEPLKQLLSRIFEGEGFREAFAGAPAAKGLHHAYLGGLLEHTVSVVQLCETIAAHYGEAVDRDLLLASAILHDVGKIFELTWDRGFDYSDEGRLLGHITQGVLFVEEQILQIPDFPPLVRMELLHNILSHHGQYEWGSPRRPKTLEALILHAVENLDGKVNLFLKLAKRHPDPHREGWTIFHRSFERPLFFGEADLSKGSTGGDTGGAMSTP; the protein is encoded by the coding sequence ATGGGGGAGCGGGTGGCTGTCAAAGATCTGAAGCTCAACGAGACTGTGACCTCATTCTTTTTGGTACGAAATCCTCAACACCGCCTCCGCAAGACGGGCGAACCCTTCTTAACCCTCCTCGTGGCAGATCAGACAGGTGAACTCCCGGCGGTGATGTGGGAAGACCTGGAAGAGGTCGGAGAGCGGATTCGAGAGGGGGATCTGGTAAAGGTACAAGGCATCGTCGGAAGCTATCAGGGAGAGATGCAGCTCACCATTCACCGGCTGCGCCCAGCTCGAGAGGGCGAGGCCGCTTTGGAAGATTTTCTGCCCACCACCGAAGCGGATGTAACCTCGTTGCTCGCCTTTCTCCAGGAGACGGTCAACACTTTCACGAGCGAACCCCTGAAGCAGCTCCTTTCTCGGATTTTTGAGGGGGAGGGTTTTCGCGAGGCCTTTGCCGGTGCCCCAGCAGCCAAAGGACTCCACCATGCGTACCTGGGAGGTCTACTGGAGCATACGGTGTCCGTGGTGCAGCTGTGCGAAACCATCGCCGCTCACTATGGGGAGGCGGTCGATCGTGATTTGCTCCTCGCCAGTGCGATCCTGCATGACGTGGGAAAGATCTTTGAACTCACGTGGGATCGTGGGTTCGATTACTCCGATGAGGGGCGGCTTCTCGGTCACATTACGCAAGGAGTGCTGTTTGTAGAGGAGCAGATTCTGCAGATCCCCGATTTCCCGCCTCTGGTGCGGATGGAGCTGTTGCACAACATCCTGAGCCATCACGGCCAGTACGAGTGGGGGTCGCCGCGGCGACCAAAAACGTTGGAAGCCCTGATTCTCCACGCGGTGGAGAACCTGGATGGGAAAGTCAACCTCTTCTTGAAGCTGGCCAAACGCCACCCCGATCCCCACCGGGAGGGCTGGACCATCTTTCACCGGAGCTTCGAGCGTCCCCTATTCTTTGGGGAGGCAGACTTGTCCAAGGGGAGTACTGGGGGTGACACGGGAGGAGCCATGAGTACCCCATGA
- the rpoN gene encoding RNA polymerase factor sigma-54, with translation MAMELRLSLRQTQRMIMTQSLQQAIGLLQLSRLELLQTVTQELEQNPLLEEELEEDAQLPAEGTGEGKEGEEEGERSEDPLSDFDWESYLQDASDYRREFPREEVEGWSSEERLTRPRSLSDHLLFQLHLSTSDPVMIEWATEIIGNLDENGYLNVCLEELKESRSVDLTVIEEGLRLVQSFDPVGVAARDLRECLVLQLDSLKDGAEVALAGTLVADHLAELEGRHLTRIADKLKVPVKSIQDALLLICSLEPKPGRTFSTEEPRYITPDVFILKVDDRFVVVLNDDGLPRLRISSYYRGLLSKGRSGSRETRDYVEGKMRSALWLIRSIEQRQRTLFKVTESIVKFQRDFLENGITRMRPLTLKEVAEDISMHESTVSRVTTSKYVHTPEGLFELKYFFHRGVQAVDGGSVSSLTVKELVRRLLTGEDTGKPLSDQKVVEILRQQGIEIARRTVAKYRGQLKIPSSSRRRRY, from the coding sequence ATGGCTATGGAACTCCGGCTTAGCCTTCGTCAGACCCAGCGGATGATCATGACTCAATCGCTGCAGCAGGCGATCGGGCTGCTGCAGCTGTCGCGGCTGGAGCTCCTCCAGACGGTAACGCAGGAACTGGAACAGAATCCACTTCTGGAAGAAGAGCTTGAGGAGGATGCCCAACTCCCGGCGGAGGGGACGGGGGAAGGAAAGGAAGGGGAGGAAGAGGGGGAACGAAGTGAGGACCCCCTCAGCGATTTTGACTGGGAGAGCTATCTGCAGGACGCCTCAGACTATCGCCGGGAGTTTCCCCGGGAAGAGGTCGAAGGCTGGTCTTCAGAGGAACGCCTAACCCGTCCCCGCTCCTTGTCGGATCACCTTCTCTTTCAGCTTCACCTTTCCACCTCGGATCCGGTCATGATCGAGTGGGCCACCGAGATTATAGGAAATCTCGATGAAAACGGGTACCTGAATGTATGCCTGGAAGAACTGAAGGAGAGTAGGTCGGTAGATCTAACTGTGATAGAGGAGGGTCTCCGGCTGGTTCAGAGCTTCGATCCCGTCGGGGTGGCCGCGCGAGACCTCCGGGAGTGTCTCGTCCTTCAGCTCGATAGTCTGAAGGATGGAGCAGAGGTCGCCCTGGCGGGCACCCTGGTCGCCGATCACTTGGCAGAACTCGAAGGGCGCCATCTGACGAGGATTGCAGATAAGCTGAAGGTCCCGGTGAAGTCGATACAAGATGCGCTCCTCCTGATCTGTTCTCTCGAACCGAAGCCGGGGCGTACCTTTAGCACCGAGGAACCCCGATACATTACCCCCGATGTCTTTATCCTGAAGGTTGATGATCGCTTTGTAGTAGTCCTCAACGATGATGGTCTTCCCCGCCTCAGAATCAGCTCTTACTACCGCGGACTGTTGAGCAAGGGACGCTCGGGTTCCAGGGAGACCCGGGACTATGTCGAGGGCAAGATGCGGTCTGCCCTGTGGCTCATCCGCTCCATTGAGCAGCGTCAGCGCACTTTGTTCAAAGTAACCGAATCGATTGTGAAGTTTCAACGAGACTTCTTGGAAAACGGTATCACTCGCATGCGGCCGCTGACACTCAAGGAGGTGGCCGAGGATATTAGTATGCACGAGTCTACGGTGAGTCGGGTCACTACGAGCAAGTATGTTCACACCCCCGAAGGTCTCTTCGAGCTCAAGTACTTTTTCCATCGAGGAGTCCAGGCCGTAGATGGCGGGTCGGTTTCCTCCCTCACAGTCAAGGAGCTGGTCCGAAGGCTCCTCACTGGAGAAGATACAGGCAAGCCTCTCTCTGACCAGAAGGTCGTAGAGATCTTGAGACAACAGGGCATTGAGATCGCCCGCCGGACCGTCGCCAAGTATCGGGGACAACTCAAGATCCCTTCCTCCAGCCGGCGTCGGAGATACTAG
- a CDS encoding long-chain fatty acid--CoA ligase, translating to MTLLDLLQQSTEKFAMRTALVAGDHSITYAELWASVVRLGAALRRLGVEPGERVGVMLPNVPAFVQAYFGILAAGATVVPLNIVYKAEEIRYVLEDAAIQRILTTRIFETLLREAAHQVPHPLRVIPMDSESGALEYGAFGDVGQTPGGGPTSTSPEDVAVCLYTSGTTGRPRGALLTHRNLMSNVISFHQIAPCNERDLFLCLLPLFHSFAATVLMLFPLSLGAGIVLESRFVPEQTLRTLAKHKVTVLCAVPSMYAVWSHLPPLEVDLSSVRLGISGGAALPVEVLHRFEARYGVPIYEGYGLTEASPVLTENALLGARKVGSVGKPLPGVDLRVVDAAGKDVPPGDVGEIVARGPNIMQGYLNQPDTTAEVLRDGWLYTGDLGRQDADGYLYIVDRKKDLIIVAGLNVYPREVEEVLVTHPAVVEVAVIGVPDPTRGEVPKAYVVVEPGATTSKRELLRFVRERLASFKVPREVEFCQNLPRTISGKVLRQQLRPPAEAS from the coding sequence GTGACTCTGTTGGACCTCCTGCAGCAATCGACAGAGAAGTTTGCGATGAGAACCGCCCTGGTAGCGGGCGATCACTCAATCACCTACGCCGAGCTGTGGGCGTCTGTTGTACGCTTAGGGGCCGCATTGCGCCGTCTAGGAGTCGAACCGGGAGAGAGGGTCGGTGTCATGCTGCCCAATGTGCCGGCATTCGTTCAGGCGTACTTCGGCATCCTGGCGGCTGGCGCGACGGTTGTTCCCTTGAACATCGTCTATAAGGCGGAGGAGATTCGCTACGTTCTTGAAGATGCGGCGATTCAGCGGATTCTCACCACTCGAATCTTCGAGACTCTCCTCCGGGAAGCGGCCCATCAGGTTCCGCACCCCCTTCGGGTGATCCCCATGGACTCAGAGTCGGGAGCATTGGAATATGGCGCTTTCGGCGATGTCGGCCAGACGCCGGGAGGTGGGCCAACGAGTACAAGCCCTGAAGACGTAGCCGTGTGCCTGTACACATCGGGGACCACGGGCCGTCCCAGGGGAGCCCTCCTCACCCACAGAAATTTGATGAGCAATGTCATCTCCTTCCACCAGATAGCTCCGTGTAACGAGCGGGATCTTTTTCTTTGCCTTCTTCCTTTGTTTCACTCCTTCGCCGCCACCGTCCTCATGCTGTTTCCGTTGAGTCTTGGGGCAGGAATTGTTTTGGAGTCTCGATTTGTTCCCGAACAGACCCTGCGAACTCTGGCGAAGCACAAGGTTACCGTCCTTTGTGCGGTTCCCTCCATGTATGCTGTCTGGTCACACCTGCCGCCCCTCGAGGTGGATCTTTCCTCAGTACGACTTGGCATCTCGGGTGGGGCAGCCCTCCCCGTAGAAGTCCTTCATCGGTTTGAAGCGCGGTATGGGGTTCCGATTTACGAAGGTTATGGCTTGACCGAGGCTTCTCCGGTCCTGACCGAAAATGCTCTGTTGGGTGCTAGAAAGGTAGGATCCGTGGGAAAGCCGCTTCCGGGGGTTGATCTGCGCGTGGTGGATGCTGCAGGGAAAGACGTCCCTCCGGGAGACGTGGGGGAGATCGTGGCGAGGGGTCCTAATATTATGCAGGGCTATCTCAATCAGCCTGACACCACTGCTGAAGTCTTGAGAGATGGCTGGCTCTACACAGGGGATTTGGGCCGACAAGATGCAGACGGATATTTGTATATCGTAGACCGCAAAAAAGACCTGATCATCGTGGCGGGGCTGAACGTTTATCCTCGGGAGGTCGAGGAGGTATTGGTAACCCATCCCGCGGTGGTGGAGGTGGCAGTGATCGGAGTTCCAGATCCCACACGCGGCGAAGTTCCGAAGGCTTACGTGGTCGTGGAGCCGGGAGCAACCACCTCAAAGCGGGAGCTGCTGCGCTTTGTTCGGGAGAGGCTCGCCTCTTTCAAGGTCCCTCGGGAAGTGGAGTTTTGCCAGAACTTGCCTCGGACCATTTCTGGGAAGGTCCTGCGCCAGCAGCTTCGGCCCCCTGCTGAGGCATCATAG
- a CDS encoding winged helix-turn-helix domain-containing protein: protein MLVQLFSSETRVAMLELFLTRPDQRFYVREIARELRRDISGIKRELDNLEKAGLLTSTKVGNLRYYTVEKSFPLYPELKAIIDKTRGIPQAIGEALRGISGIRTAFIFGNHEATQGEAIDVLVVGRAHMARLNRVVADLELRLGRSVNYLVFDEGEYQRRKTEGDPFLREVLQGRTTLLIGTAHDL from the coding sequence ATGTTGGTTCAACTATTTTCGTCCGAAACCCGAGTAGCAATGCTCGAGTTATTCTTGACCCGGCCGGACCAACGGTTCTACGTGAGGGAAATTGCCCGAGAGCTTCGACGCGATATCTCGGGAATTAAGCGGGAGCTAGATAATTTGGAAAAGGCAGGCCTGCTGACGAGCACGAAGGTTGGCAATCTCCGGTATTACACTGTCGAGAAGTCCTTTCCCCTGTATCCAGAATTGAAGGCGATCATCGATAAGACCCGTGGAATACCTCAGGCGATTGGCGAGGCGCTTCGGGGTATTTCAGGAATCCGGACCGCATTCATCTTTGGCAACCATGAGGCCACTCAGGGAGAAGCCATTGATGTGTTAGTGGTGGGGCGCGCCCACATGGCTCGATTAAATCGGGTCGTGGCGGATCTGGAGTTGCGCCTCGGGCGGAGTGTCAATTACCTGGTCTTTGACGAGGGCGAGTATCAGCGGCGGAAGACAGAGGGAGATCCTTTCCTGCGGGAGGTGCTACAGGGAAGGACCACTCTGCTGATCGGGACAGCGCATGATCTTTGA
- the rapZ gene encoding RNase adapter RapZ — MEFIIITGMSGAGKSQAIKTVEDLGVFCVDNLPASLIPTVADLCAHSERHVDRVAFVIDIREGEFLGPLHEVLATLRQRGHAVRVLFLEADDQILLRRFSESRRPHPLAPRGSILQGISLERQRMAQLKAEADMVLDTGDLTIHDLRRLLVSAFHDHRPGSKTTITMVSFGYRHGLPPDADLIFDLRCLPNPHFQEELRPLSGQNPEVAKFLLDNPRARSYLEQLWNFLRFTFPYYLQEGRAYLTVALGCTGGRHRSVAAAEYLVGQFEAEGHEVGVRHRDIDKE, encoded by the coding sequence ATGGAGTTTATCATCATTACAGGGATGTCGGGTGCCGGCAAGAGCCAGGCGATCAAGACCGTGGAAGACCTCGGTGTTTTTTGCGTTGACAACCTTCCCGCCTCCCTCATTCCAACTGTCGCAGATCTCTGTGCCCACTCGGAACGCCACGTCGACCGCGTTGCTTTCGTTATCGACATTCGAGAGGGGGAGTTCCTTGGCCCCTTACACGAGGTCTTGGCCACCCTAAGGCAGCGCGGACATGCCGTCCGCGTCCTCTTCTTGGAGGCGGATGATCAGATCCTGCTCCGGCGGTTCAGCGAGAGCCGTCGGCCCCATCCCCTCGCGCCGCGGGGGTCGATTCTCCAGGGGATCAGTCTAGAACGGCAGCGAATGGCCCAGCTCAAGGCCGAGGCCGACATGGTTCTCGATACAGGTGACCTTACCATCCATGACCTCCGGAGACTCTTGGTCAGCGCCTTTCACGACCATCGACCAGGCAGCAAAACGACGATCACAATGGTTTCTTTCGGATACCGGCACGGTCTCCCCCCCGATGCCGACCTCATCTTCGATCTCCGCTGCCTCCCCAATCCGCATTTCCAGGAGGAATTGCGGCCGCTTAGTGGGCAAAATCCCGAGGTTGCCAAGTTCCTCCTAGACAATCCCAGGGCTCGATCGTACCTAGAGCAGCTCTGGAATTTTCTTCGATTTACATTTCCTTACTATCTGCAAGAAGGAAGGGCCTATCTCACCGTCGCCCTTGGCTGCACCGGCGGGCGGCACAGGTCGGTAGCCGCCGCCGAGTATCTAGTCGGCCAGTTTGAGGCTGAAGGCCACGAGGTGGGGGTGCGGCATCGCGACATCGATAAAGAGTAA
- the raiA gene encoding ribosome-associated translation inhibitor RaiA: MQIFLTGRNLEVTEALRRYAEEKVGRLQKYLDKITSAHIVLSLQKYRQIAEVTLHVRDLTIRGEESTEDLYSSIDLVMEKVERQLQKYKGKIVSHANRSARTQGMAISPLEEEGPRVVKTKRFAMKPMSLDEAMLQMDLLGHNFYVFRNARTDEVNVLYRRHEGNYGLIEPET, translated from the coding sequence ATGCAGATCTTTCTCACCGGGCGCAATCTAGAGGTCACCGAGGCCCTCCGGCGATATGCGGAAGAAAAGGTGGGGAGGCTCCAGAAGTATCTCGACAAGATCACGTCCGCCCACATTGTTTTGTCCTTGCAGAAATACCGTCAGATCGCAGAGGTGACCCTCCACGTGAGGGACCTCACTATCCGCGGGGAAGAGAGCACAGAGGATCTGTATTCCTCGATCGATCTGGTGATGGAGAAGGTGGAACGCCAGTTACAGAAATATAAGGGGAAGATAGTGAGCCATGCCAATCGGAGCGCGAGGACTCAGGGCATGGCAATATCCCCGCTGGAGGAGGAGGGGCCTCGCGTGGTGAAGACCAAGCGCTTTGCCATGAAGCCGATGTCACTCGATGAGGCCATGTTGCAGATGGATCTGCTCGGTCACAACTTTTATGTCTTCCGCAACGCCCGGACCGATGAGGTCAATGTGTTGTACCGACGCCATGAGGGCAACTATGGCTTGATCGAGCCAGAGACCTAA